Proteins from a genomic interval of Chanodichthys erythropterus isolate Z2021 chromosome 8, ASM2448905v1, whole genome shotgun sequence:
- the LOC137024657 gene encoding tripartite motif-containing protein 16-like, with amino-acid sequence MAEARFSQDQFLCPVCLDLLKDPVAIPCGHSYCKSCITDCWDQEDQTRVYSCPQCRETFSPRPALAKNTILAEVVEKLKKINLPADCYAGAGDVQCDVCPGRKHKAVKSCLVCLNSYCQNHLEQHESFFKGKRHNLTEATGRLQEMICQTHDKILEVFCRTDQKVICVLCTMDEHKNHDTVSAAAQRKEKQLQLKKMQRSFQQRIQQREKDLQQLREAVESHKRSAQTAVEDSERIFTELIRSIERSRSEATQRIRDQEKTAVSRAEERLERLEQEINDLRRRDAELEQLSHTQDHIHFLQSFQSLSAPPESTDVNDNPISSLSSFDVVRESVRQLRDKLEDFCREELKKISDRVTFTNIVPKTRNNFLQYSHQFNLDLNTVNEHIHLSERNRVITGTDTEQSYPDHPDRFDVVWQVLCRESVCDRRCYWEIEWSGEHVRISVSYKSISRKGQGKECWFGSNDQSWSLFCSPSSSSFRHNNIVSNLPVKSISRRIGVYVDHSAGTLSFYSISGDTMILIHTVQTTFTQPLYPGFRLYTGSSVKLC; translated from the exons ATGGCAGAAGCCAGATTTTCTCAGGATCAGTTCCTATGTCCAGTGTGTCTGGATCTCCTGAAGGATCCAGTGGCTATTCCCtgtggacacagttactgtaAGAGCTGTATTACAGACTGCTGGGATCAGGAGGATCAGACGAGAGTCTACAGCTGCCCTCAGTGCAGAGAGACCTTCAGTCCAAGACCTGCTTTAGCTAAAAACACCATTCTGGCTGAAGTGGTGGAGAAACTGAAGAAGATTAATCTTCCTGCTGACTGTTACGCTGGAGCTGGAGATGTGCAGTGTGACGTCTGTCCTGGAAGAAAACACAAAGCTGTCAAGTCCTGTCTGGTGTGTCTGAACTCTTACTGTCAGAATCAccttgaacaacatgagagtttCTTTAAAGGAAAGAGACACAATCTGACTGAAGCCACTGGACGACTGCAGGAGATGATCTGCCAAACACATGACAAGATCCTTGAGGTTTTCTGCCGCACTGATCAGAAGGTTATATGTGTGCTGTGTACGATGGATGAACATAAAAACCACGACACTGTATCAGCTGCAGCACAGAGGAAAGAGAAACAG CTCCAGCTGAAGAAGATGCAGAGGTCGTTCCAGCAGAGGatccagcagagagagaaagatcttCAGCAGCTGAGAGAGGCTGTGGAGTCTCATAAG CGCTCTGCACAGACAGCAGTGGAGGACAGTGAGAGGATCTTCACTGAGCTCATCCGCTCCATTGAGAGAAGCCGCTCTGAGGCCACACAGCggatcagagatcaggaaaaGACTGCAGTGAGTCGAGCTGAAGAACGACTGGAGCGTCTGGAGCAGGAGATCAATGATCTGAGGAGGAGAGACGCTGAGCTGGAgcagctttcacacacacaggatcACATCCATTTCCTGCAG agTTTCCAGTCTCTCTCAGCTCCTCCTGAATCTACAGATGTAAATGACAATCCcatcagttctctctcctctttTGATGTTGTGAGAGAATCTGTCCGTCAGCTGAGAGACAAACTGGAGGATTTCTGCAGAGAGGAGCTCAAGAAGATCTCTGACAGAG TCACTTTCACCAACATTGTTCCCAAGACCAGGAACAACTTCCTACAAT attcccatcagttcaatctggatctgaacacagtgAATGAACACATCCATCTGTCTGAGAGGAACAGAGTGATTACTGGCACTGACACAGAGCAgtcgtatcctgatcatccagacagatttgatgtTGTGTGgcaggtgttgtgtagagagagtgtgtgtgatcgacgctgttactgggagattgagtggagtGGTGAACATGTGCgtatatcagtgtcatataagagcatcagcaggaagggaCAGGGAAAAGAGTGTTGGTTTGGATctaatgatcagtcctggagtttgtTCTGCTCTCCCTCCAGTTCCTCATTCAGACACAATAACATAGTCTCTAATCTCCCAGTAAAGTCCATCAGCAGGagaataggagtgtatgtggatcacagtgcaggaactctgtccttctacagcatctctggagacacaatgatcctcatccacacagtccagaccacattcactcaaccgctCTATCCTGGGTTTAGGCTTTATACTGGATCATCAGTGAAACTGTGTTGA